One genomic window of Gracilinema caldarium DSM 7334 includes the following:
- a CDS encoding UvrD-helicase domain-containing protein produces the protein MSAQQILDTEQEAAYEADYNVVVSAGAGSGKTTVLSHRYVRLIQNKKLPVDAILTLTFTRKAAAEMFSRIHQELSKHKDPWVRQQLERFNTARIDTLDSFCASIVRGSCQNYGIPPNFTIDEGRLKNLAEQTALEFLMEHQTEPVLQELVATFSFDIIVKDFFADFCQHQLPIVQVPSYKDFARKQVDEFLSRINARLARLSAICSAGASLDTSTKHKTLLEIKAIFSNYQNCPRAYPEQEQEYDYLINLCKDITAIRKPSKVTPGTEMARAKELFSEGKDICVELTPLLVFYNKRGYIERIGELLDELAQRFNRNKRNEGLLSFGDLIDLAVDILKTSLPLRTYYKQQIRAIMIDEFQDNNEKQKDLLYLLAEAEYEASHGIPSPEQLAPDKLFFVGDEKQSIYRFRGADVSVFKRLSEELSHQFNPQHHCQLSISTNYRSEPELIDFFNQLFPGIFGTPSEPYEAAYTQARATPKRERSGTIPVELFINTTQLDEEISQEETSNEQTEPSQYCSPSETEAIAVAQRIIQGIEKKEFQFSDVALLFRTTTHQSVYERVFRTVGIPFVSADPRGLFVDAPANDIYAFLQLVVSPQDTNAYATVLRSPFVNISDHTFLKLMLQLKDNLWYEPFSELSEDFWTAEYVSDRDRYNLGAELYDTLLHMADIKGIAELVAWLWYESGYRTSLLQDSDMAATLGHFDLLYDMALKADQRHLTLAAFLDELAPLIGNPEKVEGDETDTRADAVIFMTIHKSKGLQFPVVIVPQAGSEGQSFRNDKPYFYSTTFGPVISWKPYSKHQKDKLANPLFEELRETENRQNLAELKRLFYVALTRAEQKVIIAGNKKINQDKIDETRSLYNGNLSDLQATLFATPKPDKKKQSFLELISLGIDQVSQTLYTLQSIQPLTIAERGKELARLKERAKKRAGLSDEALQLQQALSSEKSFYNQPAISIPRYAPRITSPTIMEETYQKARSTNISEEGALPLPTLTVDHLIASSKNDLETLFGTLCHTIIQHTLEGKGMEPPRELLAEFKTIELSKEHQKLFIEEAQNLAQQFLKTEYGKAAFNAKPKLRTEYSFLLPLQNSDQRPILVKGSIDLIYETENHCVIIDFKTDKTLQPEIHRIQLECYHRAGKAFSDKPVKTLLVYLRSMNTIEIKPILSDAKLYSIAQGATDAT, from the coding sequence ATGAGCGCCCAGCAAATCCTCGATACAGAACAAGAGGCAGCCTATGAGGCAGATTATAACGTAGTCGTTTCCGCCGGCGCTGGATCCGGTAAAACCACCGTCCTTTCCCACCGCTATGTGCGGCTCATACAAAACAAAAAGCTTCCCGTCGATGCAATTTTAACACTGACCTTTACCCGGAAAGCCGCCGCAGAAATGTTCAGCCGTATTCACCAGGAACTCAGCAAGCATAAAGATCCCTGGGTCCGACAACAGCTTGAACGTTTTAATACAGCCCGGATCGACACCCTAGATTCTTTCTGCGCCTCCATCGTTCGCGGTTCCTGCCAAAACTATGGCATTCCACCGAATTTTACTATCGACGAAGGGCGGCTTAAAAATCTGGCAGAACAAACCGCTCTGGAATTTCTCATGGAACATCAAACCGAACCGGTCTTACAAGAACTGGTAGCTACTTTTTCCTTTGACATCATTGTAAAGGATTTCTTCGCCGATTTTTGTCAGCACCAGCTGCCCATCGTGCAGGTGCCTTCCTATAAAGATTTTGCCAGAAAGCAGGTTGATGAATTTCTCTCCCGTATCAACGCTAGGCTGGCTCGACTGTCAGCAATTTGTAGTGCTGGCGCAAGCCTCGATACCAGCACCAAACATAAAACTCTTCTCGAAATTAAGGCTATCTTTTCAAATTATCAGAACTGTCCTAGGGCATACCCGGAACAGGAACAAGAGTATGATTATCTTATCAACCTGTGTAAGGATATTACCGCCATAAGGAAACCGTCTAAGGTAACACCGGGAACCGAAATGGCCCGTGCCAAGGAACTCTTTTCAGAAGGAAAGGATATCTGTGTTGAACTTACGCCCCTGTTAGTTTTTTATAACAAACGTGGTTATATAGAACGCATTGGCGAATTACTCGATGAGCTTGCCCAGCGTTTTAATCGAAATAAACGCAATGAAGGATTACTCTCCTTCGGCGACCTCATCGATCTAGCGGTGGACATCTTAAAAACATCACTACCCCTTCGTACATACTATAAACAACAGATCCGGGCAATCATGATTGATGAGTTCCAGGACAACAATGAAAAACAAAAGGACCTGCTCTACCTCCTTGCAGAAGCTGAGTATGAAGCCAGTCATGGTATACCTTCACCGGAACAGCTCGCACCGGATAAACTGTTCTTTGTGGGTGATGAAAAACAATCCATTTACCGATTCCGCGGCGCCGATGTTTCCGTATTTAAACGGCTCTCTGAAGAACTGAGCCACCAATTTAACCCACAACACCATTGTCAGCTTTCTATCAGCACTAACTACCGTTCAGAACCGGAACTTATCGATTTTTTCAATCAGCTCTTCCCAGGGATTTTCGGCACCCCCAGTGAACCCTATGAAGCGGCCTATACACAAGCCAGGGCAACCCCTAAACGGGAACGGAGCGGTACCATACCGGTGGAACTGTTCATCAACACTACCCAATTGGATGAAGAGATCTCTCAGGAAGAAACCAGCAATGAACAAACTGAACCATCACAATACTGCTCTCCTTCAGAAACTGAAGCAATCGCCGTAGCACAACGAATTATCCAGGGTATAGAAAAGAAGGAATTCCAATTTAGTGATGTGGCACTCCTTTTCAGAACCACCACCCATCAGTCTGTATATGAACGAGTCTTTCGTACCGTCGGCATCCCCTTTGTCAGCGCTGACCCCCGTGGGCTGTTTGTCGATGCTCCAGCCAATGATATCTATGCCTTTCTTCAATTAGTAGTTTCTCCGCAGGATACCAATGCCTATGCTACGGTGTTACGTTCACCCTTCGTAAACATCAGCGACCATACATTTCTCAAGCTCATGCTCCAGCTAAAAGATAATCTCTGGTATGAACCCTTTTCAGAACTGTCCGAAGATTTTTGGACTGCTGAGTATGTTAGCGACCGTGACCGATATAATCTGGGGGCAGAGCTCTATGATACCCTATTACATATGGCCGATATCAAGGGTATCGCTGAATTGGTTGCCTGGCTCTGGTATGAATCAGGGTACCGGACAAGCCTTCTTCAGGACAGCGATATGGCAGCTACCCTTGGACACTTCGATCTGCTCTACGATATGGCACTCAAAGCTGACCAGCGGCACCTTACGCTGGCTGCTTTTTTAGATGAGCTTGCACCGCTTATCGGAAACCCAGAAAAGGTAGAAGGAGACGAAACGGATACACGGGCAGATGCAGTTATATTTATGACTATTCATAAAAGTAAGGGCCTCCAATTTCCTGTGGTCATCGTTCCCCAGGCTGGTTCCGAAGGTCAGTCATTCAGAAACGATAAACCCTACTTTTACAGTACAACCTTTGGCCCCGTTATTTCCTGGAAACCTTACAGCAAACATCAGAAGGATAAACTTGCTAATCCCCTCTTCGAAGAACTGCGGGAAACAGAAAACAGACAAAACCTGGCAGAATTAAAACGGCTCTTCTATGTAGCCCTCACCAGGGCAGAGCAAAAGGTAATTATCGCAGGTAACAAAAAAATAAATCAGGATAAAATTGATGAAACCCGTTCCCTTTACAACGGAAATCTCAGTGATCTCCAAGCCACACTTTTTGCAACACCCAAACCGGATAAGAAAAAACAGAGTTTCCTGGAACTCATCTCCCTCGGTATAGACCAGGTATCTCAGACCCTTTATACCTTGCAATCCATACAACCTCTTACCATAGCTGAGCGCGGCAAAGAACTGGCAAGACTTAAAGAACGAGCTAAAAAACGTGCCGGGCTCAGTGATGAGGCTCTACAGCTACAACAGGCACTAAGCTCAGAAAAATCCTTTTACAACCAGCCAGCCATCTCAATACCAAGGTATGCGCCCCGGATAACAAGCCCAACAATAATGGAAGAGACCTATCAGAAAGCTCGCAGTACAAACATTTCAGAAGAAGGGGCTTTACCCTTACCAACACTTACGGTAGACCACCTGATCGCTTCTTCCAAAAACGACCTGGAAACCCTGTTCGGCACCCTCTGCCATACTATCATTCAGCACACCCTAGAAGGTAAAGGTATGGAACCTCCCCGGGAATTACTGGCGGAGTTTAAAACTATCGAGCTTTCCAAAGAACACCAAAAGCTTTTCATTGAGGAAGCTCAAAATCTTGCCCAGCAATTTTTAAAAACCGAGTATGGTAAGGCAGCCTTCAACGCAAAACCAAAGCTCCGAACCGAATACAGCTTTCTGCTTCCCCTCCAGAATAGTGATCAACGCCCTATTCTGGTAAAAGGCAGTATAGACCTCATCTATGAAACCGAAAACCACTGTGTTATTATCGATTTTAAGACCGATAAAACCTTACAGCCCGAAATCCACCGGATTCAGCTCGAATGCTACCATCGGGCAGGGAAGGCTTTTTCTGATAAACCGGTTAAAACTTTGCTGGTATATCTGCGGAGTATGAACACCATAGAAATAAAGCCGATTTTGAGCGATGCCAAACTATATAGTATTGCCCAGGGAGCTACCGATGCAACCTAA
- a CDS encoding PD-(D/E)XK nuclease family protein produces the protein MGKSSLQELLYSYLDNRNAVFVFPSAVPAQFWARRLCETTQKPVALERFIAWDEFKEQCLSAHQSEKRPANSLIRMLFTSHLLEENAKEATSGTPLFAELLPPSYASDYTPFIGHISSMLPSLKIIIERTSEITFKTDTYIRDLRILFHRYSDFLASHNLYEPDWIRSPFQDHGRHWILILPDLTDDWESYENELSSQQSVFIFMVKDIQIDEHLHAVNRVSICGSTLEKSPEESYERTSNLLIKIKQSLLQFPSWREEIRYVANLLAQLVHSKTLSIEEIVLSIPNLENYAEELSLECKLRGIPISIRQGKALTDQSGGRLFPLLQDCYQTHWSYRAMKNLLTDQSLPWKEPQLIQQLLNFGLEYRCLSGYKNNNRITDVWLETFKHILEANIGTPFSIIDLKQFYQQLQRDISDVVNAHNFTELRTKLILFAGNHFDRERINPDTDKVYARAMEELARLIETEEHLADCSTGKAFPLFLAHLKTTTYVYQSDIEGIAVYPYRVAAGIAPTLHIVMNVTQDGASVIVDPAPFLREDRKKSLECVSRDRSKAFIDAYSLSSIIVYTAPDRGVTGHTIPHQALTSENQIQCKGETEAPLLKDSYRLEELGTGLEASAPYTIQQLAWKRSQQSYRPYVLSQDIRKAPIDEAVLRDTMYTRLTTKRDPNHISPTDINQFITCPHQWLLTRGLAIREPQLEIETIGQKEIGILYHAILEAFFNHLQETPGRRIRASEIENYNRILKTIIKDKIADQQNEEGAFQESVYEMLFQRIKENLIIYLTNEIPTLDSCSVLGSEYHLRRHYPELDIYLAGTADLILMDTEGQLIIIDFKTNNAPKKRELWLDSSGMVSNFQIAAYIKMAEQQLKTTVSRAAFYSIEQRMNVKVIDPEGPSKKNTILPVKRTDYEPVLTKLDETLALMVDYLKIGNYPVVHPANRGICTSCPVKAVCRINFSGGDKA, from the coding sequence ATGGGAAAATCTTCTCTCCAGGAACTGTTGTACTCCTATCTTGATAATCGCAACGCGGTCTTTGTGTTTCCTTCCGCCGTGCCCGCCCAATTCTGGGCACGGCGGCTTTGTGAAACAACACAAAAACCGGTTGCCCTTGAACGTTTCATCGCCTGGGATGAATTTAAAGAACAATGTCTCTCAGCACATCAAAGTGAAAAACGACCAGCAAACAGCCTCATCCGTATGCTCTTTACATCCCATCTCTTAGAAGAAAACGCCAAGGAAGCAACATCAGGCACACCCCTTTTTGCAGAACTACTACCCCCATCCTATGCCTCGGACTACACTCCCTTTATAGGCCATATCAGCAGTATGCTCCCATCTTTAAAAATCATCATAGAACGCACTTCAGAGATCACCTTCAAGACTGATACGTACATCAGGGACCTTCGTATTCTTTTTCACCGGTATTCAGATTTCCTTGCCTCCCACAACCTCTACGAACCAGATTGGATCCGTTCTCCCTTTCAAGATCATGGCAGACATTGGATTTTGATACTTCCAGATCTTACTGACGACTGGGAATCCTATGAAAACGAGCTTTCATCTCAACAATCGGTCTTTATCTTTATGGTCAAGGATATTCAAATTGATGAACATCTCCATGCTGTTAATAGGGTCTCTATATGCGGATCTACCCTAGAGAAATCTCCTGAAGAATCCTACGAAAGAACCTCCAACCTGCTCATCAAGATAAAACAAAGTCTCCTACAATTCCCTTCTTGGCGAGAAGAAATACGCTATGTGGCGAACCTGCTTGCTCAGCTGGTACACAGTAAAACCCTCTCCATAGAAGAAATTGTCCTGAGTATCCCCAACCTGGAAAACTATGCAGAAGAACTTAGCCTGGAATGCAAATTACGTGGGATTCCTATCAGCATCCGTCAGGGTAAGGCACTTACCGATCAGAGCGGAGGACGGCTTTTTCCCCTGCTACAGGATTGTTACCAAACCCACTGGTCCTACCGGGCTATGAAAAATCTCCTCACTGACCAATCATTACCCTGGAAAGAACCACAACTCATTCAGCAGTTACTCAACTTTGGTCTGGAATATCGGTGTTTGAGCGGCTACAAAAACAATAACCGCATTACCGATGTGTGGCTCGAAACCTTCAAACATATTCTTGAAGCAAATATTGGTACCCCCTTTTCAATAATCGACCTGAAACAATTTTATCAGCAGTTACAACGGGACATAAGCGATGTTGTCAATGCTCATAATTTCACCGAACTACGAACAAAGCTTATTCTTTTTGCTGGAAATCATTTTGATCGGGAACGTATAAACCCTGATACCGACAAGGTGTATGCTAGGGCTATGGAAGAATTAGCCAGACTCATAGAAACCGAAGAACATCTGGCCGATTGTTCCACCGGTAAGGCCTTTCCGCTGTTCTTAGCCCATCTGAAAACTACAACCTATGTTTACCAATCTGATATAGAGGGTATTGCAGTCTATCCCTACCGGGTTGCCGCAGGAATAGCTCCAACACTCCACATTGTGATGAACGTTACCCAGGACGGAGCCTCAGTTATTGTTGACCCAGCACCATTTCTCAGGGAGGATAGAAAAAAATCTCTGGAATGCGTATCCAGAGACCGTTCAAAAGCCTTTATCGATGCCTATAGCTTGTCTTCAATAATTGTGTATACCGCTCCGGATCGGGGTGTTACCGGCCATACCATACCCCATCAGGCGCTTACCTCAGAGAACCAAATTCAATGTAAAGGGGAAACTGAGGCACCTCTCCTCAAAGACTCTTATCGTCTTGAAGAACTGGGTACCGGTCTCGAAGCAAGCGCACCCTATACAATCCAACAGCTTGCTTGGAAACGGAGCCAACAAAGTTATAGACCCTATGTTCTCTCTCAGGATATCCGTAAGGCCCCCATCGATGAGGCAGTTCTCCGGGACACTATGTATACACGCCTTACAACCAAAAGGGACCCCAACCATATTTCACCAACAGATATCAACCAATTTATTACCTGTCCTCATCAATGGCTTTTAACCAGGGGTCTCGCCATTCGTGAGCCCCAACTGGAAATAGAAACCATAGGACAGAAAGAAATTGGTATCCTGTATCACGCCATCCTGGAAGCCTTTTTTAACCATCTCCAAGAAACACCGGGTAGACGGATACGGGCCAGCGAGATTGAAAACTACAATAGAATTCTTAAGACAATCATCAAAGATAAAATAGCAGATCAGCAAAATGAAGAAGGGGCTTTTCAGGAATCGGTCTACGAAATGCTTTTTCAACGAATTAAGGAGAACCTCATCATCTACCTTACCAACGAAATCCCCACGCTCGACTCTTGCTCGGTTTTAGGCTCCGAATATCACCTGCGGCGTCACTATCCGGAACTGGATATTTACCTTGCAGGGACTGCAGATCTCATCCTCATGGATACCGAAGGCCAGCTTATTATCATCGATTTTAAAACAAATAATGCACCAAAAAAACGTGAACTCTGGCTAGATAGTAGCGGAATGGTTTCTAATTTTCAGATTGCTGCATATATTAAAATGGCAGAACAACAATTAAAAACCACCGTGAGTCGGGCTGCCTTTTATTCGATTGAACAACGCATGAATGTTAAGGTTATCGATCCTGAGGGCCCTTCCAAAAAAAATACCATCCTACCAGTAAAACGAACAGACTATGAACCGGTACTCACCAAATTAGATGAAACCCTAGCCCTTATGGTAGACTACCTCAAAATAGGAAACTATCCTGTAGTACATCCTGCAAATCGAGGGATCTGTACATCCTGCCCGGTTAAGGCAGTCTGTCGTATCAATTTTTCTGGCGGAGATAAAGCATGA
- a CDS encoding tagaturonate epimerase family protein, with protein sequence MKQLERFSMGIGDRFGHQGKAQLEALAEAKHLGCTIIPVWNKSYREHSIIHTEPGQVRKEADWAVAALGWQDPYHVDADHISMKTVDLFLDSSDFFTLDVADYTGKAADEASIARFVAKHQHCIGKLQIPGIEQPITITETTLTSVARKYLLAIQEAGKLYRHIANKKGPENFITEVSIDETDQPQGPEDLLFILAMIADEGIPAQTIAPKFTGRFNKGVDYVGNLTQFEREFNQDILVIAYASKEFGLPKNLKLSVHSGSDKFSIYPIIKKAIYTHHAGLHLKTAGTTWLEELIGLASAGDEGLRIVQQIYRETYYRFDELCAPYATVIDIHKDKLPEPNSVQAWNGETYAAALRHIENHPQYNPHFRQLLHVGYKVAAELGETYLKALEAHEHHIALQVKENLLDRHIRPIFIQ encoded by the coding sequence ATGAAACAATTAGAACGTTTTTCCATGGGTATTGGCGATCGTTTTGGGCATCAAGGAAAGGCTCAATTAGAAGCCCTCGCAGAAGCAAAACACCTTGGTTGCACCATTATTCCTGTATGGAACAAATCTTATCGAGAACATTCTATCATCCACACCGAACCAGGCCAGGTCCGTAAGGAAGCGGACTGGGCAGTGGCTGCCCTGGGCTGGCAAGATCCTTATCATGTCGATGCGGATCATATCAGCATGAAAACCGTGGACCTTTTTCTGGATTCCAGTGACTTTTTTACCCTCGACGTGGCAGACTATACCGGTAAAGCTGCAGACGAGGCTTCTATCGCCAGATTTGTTGCAAAGCATCAACATTGTATCGGAAAACTCCAGATCCCTGGAATCGAACAGCCCATTACCATTACCGAAACCACCCTTACCTCAGTAGCCCGTAAATACCTTCTCGCTATACAAGAAGCAGGAAAACTGTATCGCCATATTGCTAATAAAAAAGGACCAGAGAATTTTATAACCGAAGTATCTATTGATGAAACCGACCAGCCTCAGGGACCTGAGGACCTGCTTTTTATTCTCGCCATGATTGCCGATGAGGGTATTCCGGCACAGACCATTGCACCTAAATTTACAGGCCGCTTTAATAAAGGGGTCGATTATGTAGGTAACCTGACCCAATTCGAAAGAGAATTTAACCAGGATATCTTAGTTATTGCCTATGCTAGTAAAGAATTCGGTTTACCAAAAAATCTAAAACTCAGTGTCCACTCTGGTAGTGATAAATTTTCTATATATCCTATCATTAAAAAAGCAATCTACACCCATCATGCAGGCCTCCATCTGAAAACAGCTGGAACCACCTGGCTCGAAGAGCTAATAGGATTGGCATCCGCAGGAGATGAAGGCCTCAGGATCGTACAACAGATTTATCGAGAAACCTATTATAGATTTGATGAACTTTGTGCGCCCTATGCTACGGTTATCGATATTCATAAAGACAAATTACCAGAGCCTAATTCGGTCCAAGCCTGGAATGGTGAAACCTATGCAGCTGCGTTACGGCACATAGAAAACCATCCACAATATAATCCTCATTTCCGACAGCTGCTCCATGTAGGGTATAAAGTCGCTGCTGAACTGGGTGAAACCTATTTAAAAGCCCTCGAAGCTCATGAGCATCATATTGCGCTCCAGGTAAAAGAAAATCTTCTAGATCGACACATCAGACCGATATTTATACAATAA
- a CDS encoding SDR family oxidoreductase, which translates to MANDTTAFVEQLFALREKRVIITGGAGAIASTMAEALIKAGAKVCLWGRGTHHPITAAVYALAEKTGHPEACFGVTVDTGIEAEVQKAIEETEKIMGPPNILINAAGGNKGKSPFTEVDINLFSEILENNLFAGLVIPTKHLAAYWISQKVRGTIINLTSMGSYIPLSGVWAYNAAKSAVLNLTMATAKEFAPYGIRVNAIAPGFFVGNQNRLLLYKDETMTELTDRGKSIIARTPFGRFGKNEELVGATIFLCSDQASGFITGVSIPVDGGFLVDNI; encoded by the coding sequence ATGGCAAACGATACAACGGCCTTTGTAGAACAGCTATTTGCTCTGCGGGAAAAACGAGTAATTATTACTGGTGGAGCTGGAGCAATCGCAAGTACCATGGCAGAAGCTTTGATAAAAGCAGGGGCAAAGGTTTGTCTCTGGGGTCGTGGTACTCACCACCCAATAACAGCAGCTGTCTATGCTCTGGCAGAAAAAACAGGGCACCCAGAAGCCTGTTTTGGAGTCACCGTAGATACAGGAATCGAGGCAGAGGTTCAAAAGGCAATCGAAGAAACAGAAAAAATTATGGGCCCCCCCAATATATTAATCAATGCAGCTGGTGGAAATAAGGGGAAAAGTCCTTTTACAGAAGTGGATATCAATCTGTTTTCAGAAATTCTCGAAAACAATCTCTTTGCAGGGTTGGTCATTCCTACAAAACACCTCGCAGCCTATTGGATTTCACAAAAAGTACGGGGAACCATCATTAACCTTACATCTATGGGATCTTATATTCCCCTCTCAGGAGTCTGGGCTTACAATGCAGCGAAAAGTGCCGTTCTCAATCTGACCATGGCTACTGCCAAAGAATTTGCGCCCTATGGTATCCGGGTCAATGCCATCGCACCGGGCTTTTTTGTAGGCAACCAGAACCGCTTACTTCTCTACAAGGACGAGACAATGACCGAGCTTACTGATCGGGGTAAATCGATTATTGCCCGCACCCCCTTTGGTCGGTTTGGTAAAAATGAAGAACTTGTCGGTGCTACCATTTTTCTCTGTAGCGATCAGGCTTCCGGTTTTATCACCGGAGTTTCTATTCCAGTAGATGGAGGCTTTTTGGTGGATAATATCTAA
- a CDS encoding DeoR/GlpR family DNA-binding transcription regulator, whose protein sequence is MTNQERQEEIIRIISLRGQVSIQELNNRLGVSEVTLRKDLNFLEASGLLVRTRGGAIAATKKELIRPLLVRREEHREAKVRIARKAREFIHEGDTIFLDSGSTTQELAQQIKEMSLRVVTNSIDVLIALQDAPEVLVFSLGGNFRKDAGSFIGPQTLEALRNFHIDTCFIGTTGFSSEGYFSAQNIYESDTKKQALQRSKRRIILADSSKYGTEAFSVFASTLDIHILISDIDLATKCDITQFPCEIVLA, encoded by the coding sequence TTGACAAATCAAGAACGACAAGAAGAAATTATTCGCATTATATCCCTCCGCGGCCAGGTTAGCATTCAAGAATTGAATAACCGTCTTGGTGTATCTGAAGTAACCCTTCGGAAGGATCTAAATTTTCTTGAAGCATCAGGACTTTTGGTTCGAACCAGAGGTGGTGCCATCGCAGCCACTAAAAAGGAACTCATTCGCCCCCTCCTGGTACGACGAGAAGAACATCGTGAGGCTAAGGTACGTATCGCCCGCAAAGCCCGAGAGTTTATTCATGAAGGTGATACCATTTTTCTCGATTCCGGTAGCACCACCCAGGAATTAGCACAGCAAATTAAAGAGATGAGTCTTCGCGTGGTAACGAATTCCATCGACGTACTTATCGCCCTCCAGGATGCCCCGGAGGTACTAGTTTTTTCCCTCGGAGGTAATTTTCGCAAAGATGCAGGTTCCTTTATTGGGCCCCAAACCTTAGAAGCTTTGCGAAACTTTCATATTGACACCTGTTTTATTGGAACTACCGGTTTTTCTTCTGAAGGATACTTCAGTGCTCAGAATATTTACGAATCGGATACAAAAAAACAGGCCCTCCAACGTTCAAAACGAAGGATTATCTTAGCAGACAGTTCAAAATATGGTACGGAAGCCTTTTCGGTTTTTGCGAGTACCTTGGACATTCACATTTTAATTTCAGACATAGATTTGGCAACTAAATGTGATATTACACAATTTCCCTGCGAAATTGTGCTTGCATAA
- a CDS encoding carbohydrate kinase family protein, translating into MSILVSGLVNIETTLHIESFPLEYDPVRYPFWGINTTVSGVGVNVSLALHTLGRDVYFCTLLGNDFFGEMAHDWIQQQGLATEFFVQQLPQTAQSVILYDKIGRRQIHVDLKNIQEQRYPLELFESALERVSAAVLCNINFNRNLLEVAKRKGISIFTDVHTIADPDDEYNRDFMAAADVLFLSDEKLWTTPEKAAQDLMARYGNKMIVIGQGERGALLLEQHSRPVQLPAIKTRPIVSTIGAGDALFASFINFYIDGFSPLESLKRAMVFASWKIGTAGASQGFLNSYELEKLYTQDMPSAI; encoded by the coding sequence ATGAGTATTTTAGTATCCGGTCTTGTCAATATTGAGACGACCCTGCACATCGAGTCATTTCCGCTTGAATATGATCCGGTACGATATCCCTTTTGGGGAATCAATACTACCGTATCTGGGGTTGGTGTGAATGTAAGTCTGGCCCTCCATACCCTCGGCAGGGATGTATATTTTTGTACGCTTCTTGGAAATGATTTTTTTGGTGAGATGGCCCATGACTGGATACAACAGCAGGGGCTTGCCACAGAATTTTTTGTACAGCAGCTTCCTCAGACTGCCCAGTCGGTGATTCTCTATGACAAGATTGGACGCAGGCAAATACATGTGGATTTAAAAAATATACAGGAACAGCGGTATCCCCTTGAACTTTTTGAGTCTGCCCTGGAGCGAGTTTCTGCAGCGGTGCTGTGCAATATCAATTTTAACCGGAATCTGCTTGAAGTTGCAAAACGGAAAGGAATCAGCATTTTTACCGATGTGCATACTATTGCTGATCCTGATGATGAATATAACCGGGATTTCATGGCAGCAGCGGATGTACTGTTTTTATCAGATGAAAAATTATGGACTACCCCGGAGAAGGCTGCCCAAGATTTAATGGCCCGGTACGGAAATAAAATGATTGTTATTGGCCAGGGAGAACGGGGCGCCCTGCTGCTTGAGCAGCATAGCAGGCCTGTGCAGCTGCCAGCAATAAAGACCCGCCCTATAGTCTCTACCATCGGCGCCGGGGACGCCCTCTTTGCTTCATTCATCAATTTTTATATTGATGGATTTTCCCCACTAGAATCCCTGAAACGGGCTATGGTGTTCGCCAGCTGGAAAATTGGTACCGCCGGAGCGTCTCAAGGTTTTCTTAATTCCTATGAGCTTGAAAAATTATATACGCAAGACATGCCGTCTGCGATATAG